One Buchnera aphidicola (Anoecia corni) genomic region harbors:
- the leuA gene encoding 2-isopropylmalate synthase, protein MKEKIIILDTTLRDGEQSLKSSMSIEEKLKIALSLEDLGVDFIEAGFPVSSPGDFKAVQTISNIIKNSRICSLARCIDKDIDVAAEAMNKSKQFRIHVFLGTSNLHITSKLQKTFNEIIEMAVKGIKRAKRYTDDVEFSCEDAGRTSIQNLCRIIEAVIDAGATTINIPDTVGFTIPSEYKKIISQVCNQVHNIGKAIISVHCHDDLGMATGNSISALEAGARQIEGTINGIGERAGNTALEEVILAIKIKEKLLNLYTSIKISNIYDTSKIVSSTCDILIPENKAIVGNNAFSHSSGIHQDGILKNRKNYEIIFPEDIGFKAKQLHLTSRSGRAAIKFYMDNMGYKEADYNLNVLYKKFLKLSDKIGQVFDYHLEILSFLDDKYKLTSFFLKSLKVELYSSNSYMVFIELLYGKNILKGQSLSKSNNLVNSITEVIINITNVPIILNNYKFVVQMQNKKEIGMISMSVLYKKRIFYSKTSSISFSKAIVKSLVIILNDIEKYNRAMLLAKS, encoded by the coding sequence ATGAAAGAAAAAATTATTATTTTAGATACAACTCTTCGTGATGGAGAACAATCTTTAAAGTCAAGTATGAGTATAGAAGAAAAATTAAAAATAGCTTTATCTTTAGAAGACTTAGGAGTAGATTTTATAGAAGCAGGATTTCCAGTGTCTTCTCCAGGAGATTTTAAAGCAGTTCAAACAATTTCTAATATTATAAAAAATAGTAGAATATGTAGCTTAGCTAGATGTATCGATAAAGATATTGATGTAGCAGCAGAAGCGATGAATAAATCAAAACAATTTAGAATTCATGTATTCCTAGGAACGTCTAACTTGCATATAACTTCTAAATTGCAAAAAACTTTTAATGAAATTATAGAAATGGCTGTTAAAGGAATAAAAAGAGCTAAACGGTACACAGATGATGTTGAATTTTCATGTGAAGATGCTGGACGTACTTCTATTCAAAATCTTTGTAGAATTATAGAAGCTGTTATAGATGCTGGTGCTACAACAATTAATATTCCTGATACAGTTGGATTCACTATTCCTAGTGAATATAAAAAAATTATTTCACAAGTTTGCAATCAGGTTCATAATATAGGTAAAGCAATTATTTCTGTTCATTGTCATGATGATTTAGGAATGGCTACTGGTAATTCTATTTCTGCATTAGAAGCAGGAGCTAGACAAATAGAAGGAACAATTAATGGAATAGGAGAAAGAGCAGGGAATACTGCATTAGAAGAAGTTATTTTGGCAATTAAAATCAAAGAAAAATTATTAAATTTGTATACTAGTATTAAAATTTCAAACATTTATGATACGAGTAAAATTGTCAGTTCGACATGTGATATTTTAATACCTGAAAATAAAGCAATTGTTGGAAATAATGCTTTTTCTCATTCTTCAGGTATACATCAGGATGGAATATTAAAAAATCGAAAAAATTATGAAATAATTTTTCCTGAAGATATTGGTTTTAAAGCTAAACAGTTACATTTAACATCACGTTCTGGTAGAGCTGCAATAAAATTTTATATGGATAACATGGGTTATAAAGAAGCAGATTATAATCTAAATGTATTATATAAAAAATTTTTGAAGTTATCTGACAAAATTGGACAAGTATTTGATTATCATTTAGAGATATTATCTTTTTTAGATGATAAATATAAGTTAACCTCATTTTTTTTAAAATCGTTAAAAGTAGAACTTTATTCTAGTAATAGTTACATGGTTTTTATAGAATTATTATACGGAAAAAATATATTAAAAGGACAATCATTATCAAAAAGTAATAATTTAGTAAATTCTATAACAGAAGTTATTATTAACATAACTAATGTGCCAATTATTTTAAATAATTATAAATTTGTAGTTCAAATGCAGAATAAAAAAGAAATTGGAATGATAAGTATGTCAGTTTTATATAAAAAAAGAATATTTTATTCAAAAACTTCTTCTATAAGTTTTTCAAAAGCAATTGTCAAATCATTAGTAATAATATTAAATGATATTGAAAAATACAATAGAGCAATGTTATTAGCTAAAAGTTAA
- a CDS encoding beta-propeller fold lactonase family protein, which translates to MDKYIYISSPGDNSIKILKFFKKNITVVQEMYTKGQAQPISLSKKYKLIYVGIRPNYNITTYKILNNGKIEEISTFALPVPLNYIDINKENNLLVCSSYHGSLLIIVKLNENGIPITILNTFKNVNGCHCSKFYHLKNSIIATALKSDSIYIFNSINNKKHFERLQFLVEKKSGPRHLAFHPNKSFIFSINELNGTINVWKITNNKFGINNVQKINLLPKEYNNSICYWAADIHISPCGKYLYASERNNSIITLFEINQNNFKIFFKKRYFVEKQPRTFFIDKEKNLLSVVGEKSNFITIYKISKDNGELFPIIRSYAGENPVWVIMN; encoded by the coding sequence ATGGATAAATATATATATATCTCTAGTCCTGGAGATAACTCAATTAAAATTTTAAAATTTTTTAAAAAAAATATAACAGTAGTTCAAGAAATGTATACTAAAGGTCAAGCACAACCTATATCTTTAAGTAAAAAATACAAATTAATATATGTTGGAATAAGACCTAATTACAATATAACAACTTATAAAATTTTAAATAATGGAAAAATAGAGGAAATATCTACTTTCGCATTACCAGTACCTTTAAATTATATTGATATAAATAAAGAAAATAATTTATTAGTATGTAGTTCATATCATGGATCATTATTAATCATTGTAAAATTAAATGAAAACGGAATTCCTATAACTATTTTAAATACGTTTAAAAATGTTAATGGTTGCCACTGTTCTAAATTTTATCACTTAAAGAACAGTATAATTGCAACTGCATTGAAATCAGATTCTATTTATATTTTTAACTCTATAAACAATAAAAAACATTTTGAAAGATTACAATTTTTAGTTGAAAAAAAATCTGGACCACGCCATCTTGCGTTTCATCCAAATAAAAGTTTTATTTTTTCTATTAATGAATTAAATGGCACAATAAATGTATGGAAAATAACAAATAATAAATTTGGTATAAATAATGTACAAAAAATAAATTTACTTCCCAAAGAATATAACAATTCTATATGTTATTGGGCTGCCGATATTCACATATCACCATGCGGAAAATATTTATACGCGTCAGAAAGAAATAATAGTATAATAACATTATTTGAAATTAATCAAAATAATTTTAAAATTTTTTTTAAAAAACGTTATTTTGTAGAAAAACAACCTCGTACATTTTTTATTGATAAAGAAAAAAATTTGCTATCTGTTGTAGGAGAAAAATCAAATTTTATTACAATATACAAAATTTCTAAAGATAATGGTGAACTTTTTCCTATAATAAGGAGTTATGCTGGAGAAAATCCTGTATGGGTCATTATGAATTAA
- the leuB gene encoding 3-isopropylmalate dehydrogenase: MKKEIKLTILPGDGIGPEVMEQGYKILKVLKKKFKLNISHCECDIGGIAIDKYGVSLPKCTIDSCSESDAVLLGSIGGPKWDNLPSHLRPEKSALLALRKHFNLFSNIRPAKIYPELHCLSPLRYDISKIGFDILYVRELTGGIYFGKPRGNSGCGLMEHSFDTEIYYKFEIERIAKIAFQLARLRKKRVTSVDKANVLNSSILWRKTVHSISKSYPDISLNHLYVDNAAMQIIKNPSQFDVILSSNLFGDILSDECAAIIGSIGMLPSASFNEKEFGIYEPSGGSAPDIAGKNIANPIAQILCISMFLHYTMKLPKLSYLLEKSVREALRIGYRTKDISDSKKYISTDEFGSQVAKLLSLRA, encoded by the coding sequence ATGAAAAAAGAGATTAAATTAACAATATTACCTGGTGATGGGATAGGACCTGAGGTAATGGAGCAAGGTTACAAAATTTTAAAAGTGTTAAAAAAAAAATTTAAATTAAATATTTCGCATTGTGAATGTGATATTGGTGGAATAGCAATTGATAAGTATGGAGTATCTTTACCTAAATGTACAATAGATTCTTGTTCTGAATCTGATGCAGTCTTATTGGGATCGATAGGAGGTCCAAAATGGGATAATCTTCCCAGTCATTTACGTCCAGAAAAAAGTGCTCTTCTTGCGTTAAGAAAACATTTTAATTTATTTTCGAATATTAGACCAGCAAAAATATATCCTGAATTGCATTGTTTATCTCCTCTTCGTTATGATATCAGTAAAATAGGGTTTGATATATTATATGTAAGGGAGTTAACAGGTGGAATATATTTTGGAAAACCACGAGGAAATAGTGGTTGTGGATTAATGGAACATTCTTTTGATACAGAGATATATTACAAATTTGAAATAGAAAGAATTGCAAAAATAGCTTTTCAGTTAGCTAGATTAAGAAAAAAAAGAGTTACTTCTGTAGATAAAGCTAATGTACTAAACAGCTCTATATTATGGAGAAAAACTGTTCATAGTATATCAAAAAGTTATCCTGATATTTCATTAAATCATTTATACGTAGACAACGCTGCTATGCAAATTATAAAAAATCCATCCCAGTTCGATGTGATATTATCGTCTAATTTATTTGGTGATATATTATCAGATGAATGTGCTGCTATTATTGGATCAATAGGAATGCTGCCTTCAGCTAGTTTTAATGAAAAAGAATTTGGAATTTATGAACCTTCAGGAGGATCTGCTCCTGATATTGCTGGAAAAAATATTGCTAATCCTATAGCGCAAATTTTATGTATATCTATGTTTTTACATTATACAATGAAATTACCTAAATTATCTTATTTACTAGAAAAGTCGGTTCGTGAAGCTTTGAGAATTGGGTATAGGACAAAAGATATTAGTGATAGTAAAAAATACATTAGCACTGATGAATTTGGTAGTCAAGTAGCTAAATTATTATCTTTAAGGGCGTAA